A stretch of Rhizobium glycinendophyticum DNA encodes these proteins:
- a CDS encoding TrmH family RNA methyltransferase translates to MAGGTPIEITDPADPRIAEFTDIRERDLTGRHGQFIAEGTVVLSMLAKAQAAGGDVVAEKLLILKNRLAGLSELRERFPADIPVYIAEAPVLDAIAGFHLHRGVLALGRRLPPPDIAERIASLPNDALVLVGCGISNHDNIGSLFRNAAGFTADAVLLDETCCDPLYRKALRVSVGSVLTMPYGRQGSAEELLGALASAGFEIWALSPAGKVEIGAIAPGRRVALVMGTEGEGLPEAILNRFRSARIAQAPGLDSLNVGTASGIALYAIARAMGRLG, encoded by the coding sequence ATGGCCGGCGGGACCCCGATCGAGATCACCGATCCCGCCGATCCGCGGATTGCCGAATTCACTGACATCCGCGAGCGCGATCTTACCGGCCGCCATGGGCAGTTCATTGCCGAGGGCACGGTGGTGCTGTCGATGCTCGCGAAGGCGCAAGCGGCCGGCGGGGATGTGGTTGCGGAAAAGCTGCTGATCCTGAAGAACCGGCTCGCCGGACTTTCCGAACTGCGTGAGCGCTTTCCGGCCGACATCCCTGTTTACATCGCGGAAGCGCCCGTTCTCGATGCCATTGCCGGCTTTCATTTGCATCGCGGGGTGCTGGCCCTTGGACGGCGGTTGCCACCGCCTGATATAGCGGAGCGGATTGCCTCGCTGCCAAACGACGCGCTGGTGCTGGTCGGCTGCGGAATTTCCAACCATGACAATATCGGCTCGCTGTTTCGGAACGCCGCTGGCTTTACCGCCGATGCGGTGCTGCTCGACGAAACCTGTTGTGATCCGCTGTATCGCAAGGCGTTGCGCGTCTCGGTCGGTTCAGTGCTGACAATGCCCTATGGCCGGCAAGGGTCAGCCGAGGAGCTGTTGGGCGCGTTGGCGTCAGCGGGATTTGAAATCTGGGCGCTGTCGCCGGCGGGCAAGGTCGAGATCGGTGCAATTGCGCCTGGCCGGCGCGTGGCCCTGGTCATGGGCACCGAAGGCGAGGGGCTGCCGGAGGCGATCCTCAACCGCTTCCGCTCGGCCCGGATTGCTCAGGCACCGGGGCTGGACAGCCTCAATGTC